The following proteins come from a genomic window of Sinorhizobium fredii NGR234:
- a CDS encoding NAD(P) transhydrogenase subunit alpha: MANELLDKALTDLERAVEAVRTAAEYVPDAAGAVAHGATGGAIDPFVFRLAIFVLAIFVGYYVVWSVTPALHTPLMAVTNAISSVIVVGALLAVGISASGLATGFGFVALVLASVNIFGGFLVTQRMLAMYKKKDK, translated from the coding sequence ATGGCGAACGAACTTCTGGACAAGGCGCTGACCGACCTCGAACGGGCGGTCGAGGCGGTCAGGACGGCGGCCGAATACGTGCCGGATGCGGCCGGCGCCGTGGCGCATGGCGCCACCGGCGGGGCGATCGACCCCTTCGTCTTCCGCCTGGCGATCTTCGTGCTGGCGATCTTCGTCGGCTATTATGTCGTCTGGTCGGTGACGCCGGCCCTGCACACGCCGCTGATGGCGGTGACCAACGCGATCTCCTCGGTGATCGTCGTCGGCGCGCTGTTGGCGGTCGGCATCTCCGCTTCGGGGCTTGCCACCGGCTTCGGCTTCGTCGCCCTGGTGCTCGCCTCGGTCAACATCTTCGGCGGCTTCCTCGTCACCCAGCGCATGCTCGCCATGTACAAGAAAAAAGACAAGTGA